The DNA window GGGCGTACTGCTGGTAATCGTAGGGCTCTCGCGGCTGCTTGTAGTCAGCAGCACGGCTGTACAGCACCGCCGTTGCCAGCAGGCGCACCTGTTCCGAATTCACGAAGGGGAAGAACGGGCTGTGCTGTTCGTGGTGCTCGTCCCCTCCGAAAACGTCGAGCATGCTGAGCAGGGAGCAGAATGCCCAGAGGTCTGCGAGGTTGTAGGAGTTTAAGCTCAAGACCGCGTTCTCGAAGGCTCGTTCAGCATCGCTGGGCACGTCCTAGTGGTAGCACGTGGGGTGACCCACTCTATTAACCGCACAAAGACGGATGCCACCACGCTGCTCCGGTGAGTTCGTGTTTAGCAGATTGGCCTTAATGGGCTGTCAGAAACGGTCTGTCGCTTGCAAGTGGTCGGGGCCACCACCGAGAAGGAGGGAGCCCAGACAAACCAAACTTGACGGCCCACTAATGTGCCGTCAAGAACGGTCTGTGACCGTCAGGCTGCTGCAAGCACCGCCAGGAGGAAGGGCTCCTTGACAGGCCAAAGTTGACGTTCCACTAATCACATGCACGTTAAGCCGACACAACCTTGCATTGTTCACACGCGAGTTTGGTTTTACTCGCTCGAGCCATATAAACGGGTTTCCTTGTTGCCCAGTGACGCATCGATGGCCGCCATCACCTCGTCGGTGAGCTGGGGAACCACCTCGAGCGCGGAAAAATTCTCTACCACTTGCGTGACTTTAGAGGCACCAGTAATCACTGTGCTCACATTCGGATTCTTGACGCACCAGGCCAGGGCGAGCTTCGGCAAGGTCGTGCCCAAGTCGTCGGCAATCTTGGCCAAGCCTCGGACTTTGACCAAGTTGGTTTGGCCTTCTTCACTCTCGAGCCTGGCTTTCAACCATTCGTAGCCGGGCAGGTTGGCGCGGGTGTCATTCGGAACCACATCGTTGTACTTGCCAGTCAGAAGACCGCTCGCCAGCGGCGACCAGACCGTGGTGCCCAACCCGAGCGTGTCCGGGCGGTACAAGCGGCTGTATTCGACCTCGACCCGGTAGCGGGTGAGCATGTTGTATTGCGGCTGCTCCATGGTCGGGGGAATCAGGTTGTACTGACGGGCGACAGCGTAGGCTTCCATCAATTCCTGCGCCGACCACTCACTCGTTCCCCAATACAGCACATCACCGCGCTGGATCAATTCGGTCATGGCCCGCACCGTTTCTTCGATGGGGGTGTTGCGGTCCGGGCGATGACAGAAGTACAAATCCAGGTACTCGCATTGCAGGCGTTCGATGGCCTGGTAGCACGCCTCGTAAATGTGCTTGCGTGAAAGTCCCCGCTGAGTGGGGGCTGGGTTTTCAACCGCTCCGCCGAACACTTTGCTTGAAACGATGTAGCTGTCGCGCCGCCAGCCTGCCTTGGCCAGGGCCTGGCCCATGATGGTTTCAGCCTGGCCCCGAGCGTACGCCTCGGCGTTGTCGAAGAAGTTACACCCGCGGTCATAGGCGGCGGACATCAGTTCCAGGGCACCGTTCGCATCTAACTGCGTGCCGAACGTCACCCAAGCACCGAAGGAAAGCGTACTGACCTGCAAACCAGATTGGCCCAATCGACGATATTCCATAGCCTCACCTCGCGTTCCACCCTATGCCAAAGCAGCACATCTATTCTTGAACTCAGGTTTAGACACGCCAAGCGTATTCTCTCGAGCTCCAGGCCTGCTCGAAGGTACTCGTGCCTTGACCAGAACAGAGGTGGAGTGCCAGGGGCACTCCACCTCTCCAGCTATCCCGGCCTGTCAGGCCGTCGAGAGTGTTCCCACACGTTGGACGGCGGGTTCCAGTGGCGCCATCAGCGCGAACACTTCATCCGCCCCCACAGCCACGGGTGACGCCACCCGCCCGAACGCACTGATTCGCACCGCGGAAGGGGTGCCCGGAACACCAAACCGGTTCATGGCGGACGATATTTCATCCAGCACGACAGTCGACCGCAACTCCAGGGCCACATTCTCCTGCAACGAGCCCGCGGAGATCAGCACCAGCCTGGGCGCGTCCGCCCGCCGCCGCACCTCCCACGCCTTCAACGCCTCGAGCATGTTCCGGCAGTACCCGCACCGGGGATCGAAGAACAGCAGGAACGTTTCCTGGCCCAGCAGGTGGACCTCACTGAAGTCCCGGCCCTGCAGATCCTTCAACCGCAGTTGAGGAACGGCCGCGCCCACCGCGAGCGGCACCGGCATCTGGCGGCTGGCCTCCTGGGGCGCTGCGGACATCACGCTCGCGAAGGCCGACTCCACCAATCGCGCGATGTCGACTGCCCCGGCCGCCGCGGGAGCAGCCACGGTTCCGTCAGGGTGGACCAGGACGGCCGAGGGTGTGGCCTGAACCCGGTACCGCTCCGACACCTCGCGTTCCGCCTGTCGAAGCACCGTGGCGAGGTGATGAGGCCCGACCTTCTTCTGGTTGGCCTCGACGGACCCGCGGGAGATCAACGCGAACGAGACTCCCCCCTGTTGTTCCCACGCAGCTACCTGAGGCAGCAACGCTGTGCAAGGGGCGCAATCCGGGTCGACGAAGATCAGGACGAGGGGACGCTGAGGCGCGAGCAGGGTACCCAGCGTGAGCGTCTCCCCTACCAAGCTGGGAAGGTTGAACTCCGGCGCCCTCGCCCCCACGGGCAATCCTGCCGCCTGCAGTGCAGGCGCAGGCTTGGGAGGAACGGGGGCCCGAGGGGCCTCCAGAGCATCCAGGCGCACCAGGAGACGCCCCTGCTGCCGCATCAGGGCGAACAGCGCGCGCCCCGTCAGCACCTGCCCCACGAGCAGCACCGCCACCGCGACGAGCAGCCACACCACGGCCGGGGTAAAGGCAGCCCGGAATGAGGGCGAGAATGTCACGACCGCTTGGGGCACTGGCCAGACCAGGGCGGCAGCCAACCCGAACAGGGCGAGATTGCGGGCCAGGGTCCAGCCACTGATTCGACCCGGGTGCAGCTGCCCGAAGCAATTACAGGTCGGGCGCCTCCCGCGGATCAACTGGTACCCGACGGCCAGGAGGAACGTGAGCAGCAGGACGCCAGCTGCCACCGCACTCCAATGCCGCGTCGCGGGGAAGAGGAGGGTCACGGCGATCACCCCTTCGGCCACGGGGAGAAGCGCGGCGAAGAGAGGTGCCAGGGGTGCGGGCATGCCAAAGTCCAGCATGGCCTGACGGGCACCTCCCCTATCCAGAAACTTGGCAGTGGCAGCGACGGCGAAGACGATGAACAGGACGAGCAGTGCGATCAAGGACAGGACATTCATGGAGTTCTAGCCTCGTGAGCCTCAGGCGCAGATGCCAGCGGTACACACGCCGCTCAAGCAGTCCGAGCTGATATTGCATTGCTTGCCGGACACGCATTTTTGGCACGTCGGCCCGCCACAGTCGACGTCCGTTTCGAGCCCGTTCCTGACCCCATCGTTGCAGGTGGCGCCCATGCAGATTCCAGCGCTACAAATGCCGCTCACGCAGTCCGAGCTGACATTGCACTGCCTGCCAGCCGCGCACTTCGGGCAATTCGGTCCGCCACAGTCGACGTCCGTCTCCGACCCATTCTTCACCCCGTCCGTGCAGGTCGGCGACGTGCAAACCCCAGAGACACAGGTCGCGCCAGCAGGGCAAGTGACCCCGCAACTCCCGCAATTCCTGACATCGGACATCAGGTTCGTTTCGCAGCCGTCAGCCCCATTGTTGTTGCAGTTGGCGAAGCCTGGCTGGCAGACGCAGCTCCCATTCGCGCACGTGCCGTTGATGCATACGTTCCCGCAAGCGCCGCAATTGTTCGGGTCGCTGCTGGTGTTGATGCACTGACCGTTGCACAGGCTCTGACCGGACGGGCACCCACACGAGCCATTCGTACACGTGCCGTTCGCACACACGTTTCCGCAGGCGCCACAGTTCTTCGGGTCGTTGCTGGTGTTGATGCACTGCCCGTTGCAATACGTGCTCCCTGTCGGGCAGATGGCGTAACACTTCCCGCTGTAGCAGGACTGCCCGGGCGGGCACGCCACTCCGCATGCCCCACAGTTCTTCGGGTCGTACTGGATGTCCGTGTACGTTCCCGCGCAACACGTGGCGTTGGCCGCGGTCTTACACACCGCGGGTTTGGCCAGGGGTTGCAAGGCCGGACTACCTCCACCCATTGCCGTTGACGATGCCGCCTGAGCGGCGGCAGGAACGTTCTCCTGAGCGCAGGAGTTCAGGCCGAACACCCCCAGCATGCTCCCGCCCAACCATCGGCCGATCGTCCCTACTGCTTCACGTCGAGAGCGAGCTGCTCCAAGGGAGCGAGTGAACGTCTCGAACGAGTCCGACCGTTGCTGCATTGCATCCTCCCGACCAGGCTTGACCCGTCGGCCAACCCCTACAGCGCTGCAGAAGCAGGGGGCCTTGCTCACAAGGCGGCGGCCCCAACTTTCTACAAGGTTTTCGAGTCAGTCCCTGACTTGACTCAGGAAAGTTCTGGCTCGTCTGGGCGTCGGTGAGGAGCAGGAGGTCCCTGACCCCGGGCATCGAAGGCGAGGAGAAGGGCTGCCGGGACGCGGGTACGGGTGCTTCGATGCATAGTCCCCCCACAGGGTGGTCTCGCCATTGGCTCCACGTAACCCGGGCGACCGAGTGTGGGATACGTTTCATTGCCTCCTGTGTGACCAGCCTAAGTGTTACATGAACAGAGATCGTAACTTGGCCACATTTTCTTCTTCATGGAAAAGCCTCGCTGCTTCCCAAGAAGCCACGCTGCAGGGTGGGAGTCGGAGTTGATCGATCTCGCCTCGTAGACAGCTTCTCTCCATCGAAAGGATCGCCGCTTGTCATCCGCCCACCCTGGTCTGGCGACGTAGCCTTCAACCGTGACCCTCGCCATTCCCTGCTGGAGAGACGACGTGTGACCGGCCCTGCCGCCCTCTCCATTCGCGTCTCCAGCCACCTCCAGTACCGGGATGGCCGTTACGGCCTCGCCGAATAAAGGGGCGAGTTCAGCAGGTGTATCAGTAGCTCTCTCCCTCGCAGGTCCCCACATGCTGCTGCCTCATTTGAGCGCACACTGCGTCCCCGGCTGTGCTTGGATAAGCGGGTTCATGCCCAGAGTCATCATCCAACCCGCCGCAGGTGCCGACGCCCGTGCCCACTACGAGGACACGATTCGCCAACCCGTGCCCATTCCCCGAATCCGCACGCAACTCGCCGCAGTCGGCCTCCCCCTGCCCGATGTCCTGGCCTCCCTCACTGCCGTCCCCGTCTGGGGCGTCACCCCCGGCAGCCGTGGCCAGAACGCCCGATGCTGGGAACAGGTGCAACCCGGTGACGTCGCCCTCTTCTACGGCCAGAAACGCTTCTTCGCGTCCTCTGTCGTCATCGGCAAAATACACGCCGCCACGCTCGCCCGAGACCTCTGGGGCAACGACCCCAACGGCCAGACCTGGGAATACGTGTACTTCCTCGACGAGATCACCGACCGCAGCATCAGCGTCGACGCCTTTAACCAGATCATGCGCTACTCCGCGAACAACATCCCACAGGGCTTTCAGGTCGTCGCGGACGGGCGCGCGGAAGACCTGCTGGCCCTATTCAGCTTGGAAAGCAGCACCTCAATTCCCGCGGTCTCCCCCAGCGAATACAACACCCTCGTCGAACTGCCCGCAGGCGAACTGGACCGGCAGACGCTCGTCAACCAACGGCTCGAGCAGCGCTTCCTGCGCCGCCACCTCTTCCAGGGCCACAGCAGCCGCACCTGCTGCATCTGTGGCCGAAACCTCCCCGTTGAGCTCCTCGTCGCCGCCCACATCAAACGGCGGGCTGACTGCACGGCTGAAGAGAAACGGGACTACCAGAACCTGGTGGCGCCCATGTGCCAGCTCGGGTGCGACGACCTGTACGAACGCCAGTACATCACTGTGGACCACACCGGCACCATCCGCCGCAATCCGAACCTGCCCCTCACGTCTGACCTGCAGGATGTCGTCGCCCCCCTCGAAGGCCGGGCTTGCCCAGCCTGGACGCCCGGCACGCAGCAATACTTCGAGTGGCACGCCCGGAACCAGCGCCGCCGAGCGTCGTGAGTCAGGGCTTCACCGCCGGGTGCTTCACAGCATTCCGGCGCATTTTCCGCTCCACCGCCCCCTCCAGGTCAATTCCCAGCCGATCGGAGAGCTGCAGCAGGTAAATCATCACGTCCGCCACTTCCTCCTCAATCCCCGTGACGTCCGCCCCGGCCTGCCCGGGGCGACGGGACTGTTCCTCGGTCAGCCACTGAAAGTGCTCCATCAGTTCCGCGACCTCCACGGAGAGGGCCATCACCAGGTTCTTGGGGCTGTGGTACTCCTCCCAGTTCCGTTCCTGAGCGAAGAGGCGGAGTTGTTCCTGAAGGGCCGGAATGTCCATCGGCCCTGACTATCCCGCATACCGGTGCAGAAGGTAATGAGGCAAAGCGAATGAAGGCGCCCCGGGGTGGCCGTTGATGCTGCACGAAGGAGCGTCCTCTGCTCGGGCTGTCCTCAGGCCGCAAGCCAGGTGGGTTCAGCGCATCTGTCACCAGCACCTCTTGTACTTTTAGTTTTACTAAGTCATAGTAACACCATGAGGACGCTCCAAATAGAGCTGAGGGAGGACGACCGCACCCTGCTCACCACCGAACTCGAAACCCACCTCACTGCCCAGGAGTTGCTCCGCCTGCTCCCCACCCTCCTGGCCACGCCTGCCCCCGCGCCTCCTCCCAAAGTCAGCCCGAAGTACGCCGGGCTCGCCCAGCATCTCCGCACCACTCCCGAAGACCACCTCACCCTCAGCTTCCAGGCGATCGAGGACCTCCTGCAGGGACCACTGCCCGAGTCCGCCCGCCGCCACCGCGCCTGGTGGAGCAACAACACCCGCGGCCATTCCCAGGCGGCCGCCTGGCTGAACGAAGGCTGGCAGGTCATGACCGTTCAAGCCGACCACGTGACCTTCCAGCGGACCGGAGCAACTTCATGACCTCCATCTACGAGCGGATCACCCGGGCTGCCCTCGCACACCCTCATTTCGGTGTCAACGCGGCCGAGGCCTGGGAGCAGGCCTGCCAGGCCCTTCCCGGCGCACCCAGCACCCGACGCAAAGGCTGCCCCCGCTCAGCCTTCGTGAGCCTCGCCGAGCACGGGTACATCCGGGGCCACACACCTGGTCCGGTCCGACGTCCCCTGACGGAGAACGCGTCGTACTGCCTCGTGGGGGCCGCCCTGCTGGCCGAACAGCCGGAACTCGCCCGGAGTAAGGCCCGGCTTTGGGAAGCCATCCAGAAGCGCGGAGGCATCACCCGCCACAACCACAACGGCGTGCTGGATGTCCTCCTGGCCCTACACCAGCAGGGCGCATTAGTCATCCAATCACCTGCTCACCTGTTATGACGCTGCAGGCTCGCCAAGAGGTGATGTACTGAAACTGCATCCCATTCCCACCCCGTTGGGACGCCATCATCTCCATGTTGTTTGTGGGAAGAATCCTCGCGCTCGCCGGGCTGCCCCTGACTCCCACGGTCACTGCACGCGGCACTGTACTTGACGCCTCCGACGCGCAACTTGAACAAGACTGTACGGTCGCGCGGCCCGACGTCCTCGTGCTGACCCTCCCTGCTGGGGCGCGCCTACCTCTCGACCTTCACCAGGAGACGCCGTGAAACTGCCGCCGCTGCTCGCCTTCCTGACCTGTGCGGCCCTGGCCGCCCCTCAACCCCAACCGCCCGCCGCGCCCCAGGCTGGCAGGCCAGCGTCCGTGGACTACAACGACATCTCCATGATGATCAGCCTCACCGGCATCAGCAGCGTCCCCACCGTCGAGCGACTGGGCAAGCGCGCCGTGGCCCTCCTGACCGGTCCTCCCCACCCCCGGATGTTGATCCCCCTGACTTCACTCCGGGAGCTGGGGTGCGAGACGAGGTACCTGTCCTCCACCCAGGTCAGGGTGTCCTGCCCTTTCCCTGCTCTGGGGCCGTTGTACACGGATGTCGCCGTGGTGTACCCATGACCCGCCGAGCCGCCGTCTACCTCCGCGTGTCCTCTGCCGCCCAGGCCGACGACGACAAGTTCGGTCTCGACGTGCAGGCCAGCGCCGTCCACCACTACGCCGAGCGCCACGGCCTGACCCTGACCGACACCTACACCGACACCATCGCGGGTACCCGGCACCGCCGCGAGAACCTGGACCTGCTGCTCGACCGCGCCCCGGCCTACGACGCCGTGATCATCTCCAGCGTGGACCGCCTGGGCCGCCGTAACCGGATCAACTACGCCGTGCTCGACGAGCTGCTCGATACGGGCCTGGAGGTCCACTCCACCGACATGGGGATCGTGGACCCCGAGGACGAGGGGTCCATGCTCCAATTCGGAGTGAGGAGTTTGTTCGCCGAATCCGACCATCGGCGGCTCGTTTCCAAGCTCCACAAGGCCCGGGTTGCCAAGGTGGCTGGGAACCCGCTGAAGGGGCGGCAGGGGCAGCCCATCTGGCCGCTGAACGGGTACGGCTGGCGGCGGGGCGTTCAGGACCCGCTGGAGAGTCGCTGGGTCCGCTACATGTACGACCGCCTTCAGTACGTCGGGACGACAGTGCTTGCCCGGGAACTGGACGAGCTGGGCGTCCGCACGCGGGGCGGGAAGGAGTGGGTGCCCGAGAACATCCGCCGCATCATCAGCAACCCCGTCTACAAGGGGGTCTACGAATTCGGGCGCCTGAGCCACGGGCAGGGCACTGTGAAGGCGCGTTGTGAGGTGCCCGCGCTGGTCTCCCCGGAACTGTGGGAGAGCGTGAACCGCCGGATGGCCGAGCGGACCGCCCGCTCCGGCAGCACCACGGCTGAGCGGCAGGCCCTCTTCCCCCTCGCCGGGCACCTGCGCTGCGGGGAATGCGGGCGGCGGATGCGCCCGCTGACCCTCACCAGCCGCCCCGGGGGGTATTACGCCTGCTCCTGGCGCACCACGACGAAGATCAGCCGCACGGGTGAGCCCTGCACCCACAGCCGCCACTACCGCTCCGCTGACCTGAACAGCCTGGTCCTGTCCACGCTGGATGGCCTCCAGGTATCCGATGAGGCCCTGGCGGCCATGGTGCAGACCCCGCCTCCGGCTGCTCCCGACCACACGGCGGCGCTGGCTGATCTGGCCCGGCGTGAGGACCGACTGGAGGCGGCGTACCTCGCGGGGGCCTACACCCCGCAGGAGTACGCGGAGCGGCGGGGGGACGTGCGGCGGCAACGGGAAGCCTTGCTGGCGACTCCTCTGCCCCTCCCTGTCCCAACTGTGGATGTCTCGGCCCTGCGGGCGCGGCTGCTCAGCCTGCGCGGCCTGCCGCTGCACGAGCAGGCCGACCGGCTGGGCCTGACCGTGGTGATCTCGCCGTCGGGCGAGGTCGAGTTGAAGCTGGACCCCCCTGTTGCTTAACTGGAACTCTTGTTAGAAAAAGAACGCCTCTATGCGCCAGAGATACTTCCCCTGGCTTGGGAACGCTGCCGCCGCCAATCAATCCCGCGTCACTGACGGTGTGATGAGGTGCTCTCTACGGCGCCTGCCCGATTAGACTGCCGCGCGCCGCGAGCAGCCCGGCGGCGGAGTGAATCCTTGTGACCTCCAGCGCCTCCGAACGGGTCAGGGGCGCCAGCAGGCCGGGCGCGCGGCGGGCCAGCATCGTCTTGCCGCTCCCCGGCGAGCCGATGAGAAGGAGATTGTGCCCACCGGCCACCGCGATTTCGAGCGCCCGCTTGGCCGACGCCTGCCCCTTGAGGTCGACGAGGTCGAGGAGGGCCGTGTCGTCGGACACGGGCTCGGGGGGCGGAGTTTCCCCCAGAGGAGACTGCCCGGTGAGGTGCCGCACCGCGTCGAGGAGGGTCGGCGCCCCATGCACAGTCACGCCGTCGATCAGGGCCGCCTCGGCCGCGTTGGCGGCGGGGAGCAGGGCGGGGCGCCCCTCCTGTCCGGCGAGGAGGGCGAGGTTGACCGCCCCGGCGATGGGCCGCAGGGTGCCGTCCAGAGCGAGTTCCCCCGCGCTGACCACCTCCGCCAGGGCATCGGCGGGCAGCATCTCCTGCGCGGCGAGCAGGCCCAGCGCGATGGGAAGGTCGTACAGCGGCCCCTCCTTGCGCAGGTCGGCGGGCGCCAGATTGACCGTGATGCGGGCGGCGGGGAACGGCAGCCCCGCGTTTCGCACGGCGGCCCGGACCCGCTCGCGCGCCTCGCTGACCGCCTGGTCAGGAAGGCCGACCACCGTAAAACCGGGCAAGCCCGGAGAGACATCGACCTCGACCTCGACGGGGACGGCGTCCACGCCGATCAGGGCCACGCTGCGGGCGCGGGCGAGCATCAGCGCACCACCGCCGGGGTGCCTGCCAGGCCGACCGTGCCCGGCCCCGCGTGGACGAGCAGGACGGCCCCGACCTCGCGGGTGGCGCGAACGGGGATATTCCGCAGCGCGAGTTCTCCGGCGAGGAAGCGGGCGTCGTCAGGGTTCCCGGCATGCAGGACGGTCGCTTCCAGATCGGCGGGAAAGGCGCGGACGATCTCGCGCAGCGCCGCGTGGAAGCCGCGCACGCGGGCCAGGGCCTCCACCCGGCCCCCCTGCACCCCGATCACGG is part of the Deinococcus apachensis DSM 19763 genome and encodes:
- a CDS encoding DUF7662 domain-containing protein, which translates into the protein MRTLQIELREDDRTLLTTELETHLTAQELLRLLPTLLATPAPAPPPKVSPKYAGLAQHLRTTPEDHLTLSFQAIEDLLQGPLPESARRHRAWWSNNTRGHSQAAAWLNEGWQVMTVQADHVTFQRTGATS
- a CDS encoding recombinase family protein; this translates as MTRRAAVYLRVSSAAQADDDKFGLDVQASAVHHYAERHGLTLTDTYTDTIAGTRHRRENLDLLLDRAPAYDAVIISSVDRLGRRNRINYAVLDELLDTGLEVHSTDMGIVDPEDEGSMLQFGVRSLFAESDHRRLVSKLHKARVAKVAGNPLKGRQGQPIWPLNGYGWRRGVQDPLESRWVRYMYDRLQYVGTTVLARELDELGVRTRGGKEWVPENIRRIISNPVYKGVYEFGRLSHGQGTVKARCEVPALVSPELWESVNRRMAERTARSGSTTAERQALFPLAGHLRCGECGRRMRPLTLTSRPGGYYACSWRTTTKISRTGEPCTHSRHYRSADLNSLVLSTLDGLQVSDEALAAMVQTPPPAAPDHTAALADLARREDRLEAAYLAGAYTPQEYAERRGDVRRQREALLATPLPLPVPTVDVSALRARLLSLRGLPLHEQADRLGLTVVISPSGEVELKLDPPVA
- a CDS encoding MauE/DoxX family redox-associated membrane protein, which produces MNVLSLIALLVLFIVFAVAATAKFLDRGGARQAMLDFGMPAPLAPLFAALLPVAEGVIAVTLLFPATRHWSAVAAGVLLLTFLLAVGYQLIRGRRPTCNCFGQLHPGRISGWTLARNLALFGLAAALVWPVPQAVVTFSPSFRAAFTPAVVWLLVAVAVLLVGQVLTGRALFALMRQQGRLLVRLDALEAPRAPVPPKPAPALQAAGLPVGARAPEFNLPSLVGETLTLGTLLAPQRPLVLIFVDPDCAPCTALLPQVAAWEQQGGVSFALISRGSVEANQKKVGPHHLATVLRQAEREVSERYRVQATPSAVLVHPDGTVAAPAAAGAVDIARLVESAFASVMSAAPQEASRQMPVPLAVGAAVPQLRLKDLQGRDFSEVHLLGQETFLLFFDPRCGYCRNMLEALKAWEVRRRADAPRLVLISAGSLQENVALELRSTVVLDEISSAMNRFGVPGTPSAVRISAFGRVASPVAVGADEVFALMAPLEPAVQRVGTLSTA
- a CDS encoding nucleotide pyrophosphohydrolase codes for the protein MDIPALQEQLRLFAQERNWEEYHSPKNLVMALSVEVAELMEHFQWLTEEQSRRPGQAGADVTGIEEEVADVMIYLLQLSDRLGIDLEGAVERKMRRNAVKHPAVKP
- a CDS encoding HNH endonuclease, with amino-acid sequence MPRVIIQPAAGADARAHYEDTIRQPVPIPRIRTQLAAVGLPLPDVLASLTAVPVWGVTPGSRGQNARCWEQVQPGDVALFYGQKRFFASSVVIGKIHAATLARDLWGNDPNGQTWEYVYFLDEITDRSISVDAFNQIMRYSANNIPQGFQVVADGRAEDLLALFSLESSTSIPAVSPSEYNTLVELPAGELDRQTLVNQRLEQRFLRRHLFQGHSSRTCCICGRNLPVELLVAAHIKRRADCTAEEKRDYQNLVAPMCQLGCDDLYERQYITVDHTGTIRRNPNLPLTSDLQDVVAPLEGRACPAWTPGTQQYFEWHARNQRRRAS
- a CDS encoding potassium channel beta subunit family protein, which encodes MEYRRLGQSGLQVSTLSFGAWVTFGTQLDANGALELMSAAYDRGCNFFDNAEAYARGQAETIMGQALAKAGWRRDSYIVSSKVFGGAVENPAPTQRGLSRKHIYEACYQAIERLQCEYLDLYFCHRPDRNTPIEETVRAMTELIQRGDVLYWGTSEWSAQELMEAYAVARQYNLIPPTMEQPQYNMLTRYRVEVEYSRLYRPDTLGLGTTVWSPLASGLLTGKYNDVVPNDTRANLPGYEWLKARLESEEGQTNLVKVRGLAKIADDLGTTLPKLALAWCVKNPNVSTVITGASKVTQVVENFSALEVVPQLTDEVMAAIDASLGNKETRLYGSSE
- a CDS encoding DUF6979 family protein, which translates into the protein MTSIYERITRAALAHPHFGVNAAEAWEQACQALPGAPSTRRKGCPRSAFVSLAEHGYIRGHTPGPVRRPLTENASYCLVGAALLAEQPELARSKARLWEAIQKRGGITRHNHNGVLDVLLALHQQGALVIQSPAHLL